DNA from bacterium:
CCATTATATCAGTTGTGTTAATGTATTCTGGAATTAATTTTCCTAAACAAACTTTTGCGGGAAGTAAATTCTTTATTATATTATTGGCATAACCTGATGAACCAGCATAAGGATACATTTGGTTGTTGTCTTGGGCGTACATTTCAAGAGCAGTTCCAATTTGTTTCAAGTTATTCATACAGACAGCTCTTCTTGCAGATTCTCTTGCCCTGCTTAATGCAGGCATCAACATCGCTGCAAGTATTGCAATGATTGCCACCACTACTAAAAGTTCAATGAGAGTAAATCCCCTTACTGCACTGTTTTGCCCTCCCATATTATCCTCCCTGTCCAAGGGTCTTGCTACCCCAATTGTATCATTAAAATATAAATAAAAGCAAGTTCACATATCTGTATATAATATATTGGAGAAAATATAGTAAATAGCAGGTTAAAGAA
Protein-coding regions in this window:
- a CDS encoding type II secretion system GspH family protein, coding for MGGQNSAVRGFTLIELLVVVAIIAILAAMLMPALSRARESARRAVCMNNLKQIGTALEMYAQDNNQMYPYAGSSGYANNIIKNLLPAKVCLGKLIPEYINTTDIM